Within the Vanacampus margaritifer isolate UIUO_Vmar chromosome 8, RoL_Vmar_1.0, whole genome shotgun sequence genome, the region TGATCAGGGTGCACTGTTTTGCTATCTTGGCTAGTCCAGTGGGTGTTGCAAAAGTAGGCCTACATTGTTAACCAATGGCTTCACACTGACAAGCACCATGGAGGCACAGACCCATACTGGGGCAGAGACACCCTGTAATTGTTGAACCTGCTTACTGTAACTGTTAACTGTTTCCCTTTTGGTGATCTAACACGTCATAAAAAACAttggcaaaacaacaaaaagttaaagTTATAATTAATccatttctgccatctagtggtgaacggtgatactacaacttaaaactatacAGTACAAACCCGGATAGCGACCGGGCAGGCGTGTGAATAGCCAAATATAGCCAGAcgtataattgacacccactGGAAagatttgaggggaaaaaaacattgtaaaccATGGTCTTAATAATGGCATGATTatcaatatatatgtatatttttacccAGTAAAAGGTTAGAGCACATTTTGAAAGGTGATTTTTGGCGATGTTAACAGGGCAGAGTGTGATGTGTTGTATATCCTGAGCAACAGTGGCACTGTACAGTACACGGAAGAAAGGCAGGATGTGAATTTTATGACTGCCTTGACAGATAACTTTTAAGGCTTGGGAGGATCCTCTTGAACACAGTCCACAAGTCCACCCACaagaatacagcttttaaataTTATCAGTTCTTATACAGTAGtcaattttttgtatttttcaaattctgTGTTTCTAAACACTTTTATTACCTCACATGCTTCCCTATGTTGTATGCAGGTTTACTTGGTTGTGTGTGCTGGTaggattatgcaaaaaaaaaatacgagccactgatatttaaaataaaataaacctaaTAAAATGGACCAACTGCTCCAAAATTCTAATCCAATTTCCTGTTTTATGCATAACATACATACTATATGTCAGAGCCTGTAACCTGTTTTAAGTGGAGCGTCTATCTTCACTGCAAATGTCACATTAAATAGTAATAAAAACTGCTGGGACAGTATAGAATTGTAGAACACTTtccaaaattgtatttaaaaatgagtTGGTAATGTCAAAATATCTGTGACTGGGAAATAACGCATGCTATACATTATAAAGTTTCATGtctcaactttatttaattttttcttgaACTAGACTTGCTTAACGTTTAATTGCGGCTCAATGCCGTCATCCTCTTTGATTTGTAACATGTATGTGAGTCTTTCAGCACATTCCTCACTCGGTGTGTCACTTAGCAGCTTCATACAAACCAAAACGTCAGTCTCCCCTTAATAGACTTGCGATAAGACATTTTGGCCTCTCAGTCCACTCTCTTACTTTTCTAATGGAGAATTTAGAAATTATaacaacaattttttgggggatgcaAAAGTACCTCCACTAAAATGCCACACATTTGCATTCCACTGGTTTTACTGTGATCACATTTTGCAAAACTTATTTGTCGAAGGCCACAAAGTCCAAAGACTTTCTACCCAGTGGATGATTGGTATCTTTCCTGGATTTTATGGGTAATTTGAAAGTTATTTAAGACTTAAGGTGggacaagaaaaaacatcccGTGTTTGCTCTCCATGGGCTGATAAAGAAGGAATGTTCATGCTTCCATGTTGTTGATCATACTACCCGTAAAAGTCCACTTAACTCGTCCTTTTACAGtatgtgcttttaaaaaaacgattCATAACAACGCAAGTACAACTAATCAAagagtaaaaatatatttgtcacATTTCTGAGACATACAGTCGCTGACCACAAATGTGCGGAGCATGTCAAACAGGGAGAAGGCAATTTACTTTGCAATATGTCACGTCTATGTGAAGTGAGGTAACATCGAGGCGGTCAGAAATTGATATGCTGCTTCGTTATGCCCAAGGTTTGACTTAGTTTTCTGTGTGTAGATATTTAAGAAGatatttaaatgtcaaaactagTTTTAcggatgtcaaaaaaaaagtaaccagaaaaAAGttaaggtaatttaaaataacaaacagaTGCAATAGCATGGGATATTTCTGGTTTGGTTTTAAAGAAGGACAAACATGAGTtcttttgaacattttgctgGCTGTAAACGTGcaacaaaatgtgatttttttcactGACAACACACCCATTCCCACACCCCATGCCATATTCCTGTGTTCATGACATTGGCCAATCACGAACCTGAACAGACCCTCTCCTGTTCAGATAAATAGCACCAAACCTCAAGGACGGTCTATCTGCCTGACTCTCCTATCTTCACCAGAGTCTCCGAGCCTCCTCTCACCCCACCTCACTGCTACAGAATCCTTTGTGACCATGTCTGCCAGAGCTGTGAAGACCACCACCTTCTCCACCTTGTCCACATCCAAGGGCCCGAGTCAGGGCTTCAGCAGCCGCTCCTTCTCTGGCTACGGTGGTCGAGGTGTGGGTTCCGCCAGGCAGAGCTGCGTTGTCCGCGGCTCCTACGGTGGGGTGGGCAGTAGCGGCGCCGCCGTTGGCGCAGGAGGCTTCAAGGTGGTCGGTGGATATGTTGCTGGGGGGTCAGGTCACAGGGCAGGTGGATTGGAGTTTGGCTATGTGGGCTTCGGTGGAGGCATGGTGGGTGGCATGACCCAAGAAGTGGTGGCCCCCATCACAGAAGTGACGGTGAACAAGAGTCTGCTGGCCCCCTTGAACGTGGAGATTGACCCCACCATCCAGTCGGTCCGCATCCAGGAGAAGGAGCAGATCAAGACCCTCAACAACCGCTTTGCATCTTTCATTGACAAGGTCAGTCAACTTCACTAAGAATCAAGTTTCGTCAGATTTTGTTCTCCAGGGTCCATACTCAATAGGGTTTAAAAAGATTCCATCTAGTTCACGTTTGTTCAGAGGGACGTATTTTACAGATGAGGTAATATATAGAACAAAGTCTGTTTTTTCATTGGCCCTGTCCACGCAGTCctctgatgtaaaaaaaaacaaacgcaatgTGAACACCCAATaagttttgggaaaaaaaagctttattaaGACATTCTTTTGGCCAATCAGAGTTcagaaaaatcataattaaataTGCACACATTATGTCATAGGAAATCCTATTcttaaataaagtttaaatatAACCTGAAAATGACCGATGACCAGTCCAGAGTCAACCTTGCCCATGAAggatagaaataaatataatacatcATAGGTCATGTCACACATTTCAAATGACCCAAGCCAAGAAGCTCTGTCTACACTCACACATGCTGTAGACAAAGTTTTAAAAAGCTTCAGTTTGTCGTTTGTGAGAATGCTGTATATATGTTCATGTGGACATAACCTTAAATTTAGAAAACCAAATGAGCTCAAGTGGAAAGAGATCTAACTTTTTGACTTATAAGGCAATGACTAAAAAGGTTTCTGTGTATGACAGTACTTCTCAAAGATTTGAAATGCATCAATTTGCctgagaattaaaaaataaaataaaatcagagcTCCACccactgtagtggatgtgcagtTGCACACTTTATTCAAGtacggaaaaaaaagaagaagcatgtTCCCCGGGATCGCGTGCCCCCCACTGGCATCCCACTGTGCCACTCCAAGGGGAGCCTGCCCCACATTTTTAGATGATGCCCTGATGTACGACCACACAGCCTTCTATGTAAATAAGTATTGCTGTGTTATTGattccaaaagtcaaaacaaaccttatttatgtaatatatttttgcaaAGTTGACAGTGTTGTCAACATTAGAGTGAACATGTAAAAATAGTCCTTCTCAAATAGAGGGGTTGTGGGGGCGGGGGCAATGTGATGTGACCTCATGGAgaggtgtgttttttgttgttgtactaaagtgtaattgcacatccactaaaGTAGATGGCAATGACGCTCTAATTGCTAGAAAATGTGCACGGATTATttttagctcctctgcagaggttTACTTACAAGAATTTTAATAAACAAATCATGCTTTTTATAGTTGAGCCGGAAAAAATTGGGGtgtgtggggaggttggcgcaacatttttattcttcCTGCGGGTggcgtaacaaaaaataactgagAAGCACAGATCTGAGTAAATTTGAACTAATTCATGATATTGGGTCAAATCGATCAAAATTAGCACCCTTCCTCAAACAATGGTTGCAAAATcacacccaataaaaatgaaaaatgtgcttTCAGCCAGTGATTGATCAGCTGTTATCTCAATGTTGGCCCTTGTAAGTCACGCATTGGTTTTGTTGCCTAAAGGGGCCCCGTCAAAAATGTGGGCCAAAAAGTTAACCTGTGAATCAATCACACAAGTTCTTTGCactgtgaaaaaaagaaaagaaaaaaaagaagctctctACCCCTTCCTGGACATTGTGGAACGACACATGcatgcttgttttgtttgcccAAGACCCCACCCGGGGTGGGGACACAGAATGGACATGGCATTCGTGTGTGTCGCAATTGGGGAAACAACACCACAGAGTGTGCAACAAGCTTCATTGTGACTCCAAGTTGAGTGACTAATAATTGACATGACATTGATGATGTGGTGTCAGAGGAGTCATTTTTCTTTCATGGCGTTCTTTATCCAGCCACACAGTGAAGCTATTCATTTTGTGACTGCTATCTCTTCTACACACATTCTGAAAGACGCCTGTACCACATTCCATACAGTTTATTCATTAGTGTCCATTGTAGTCAAATCTCTCCAGGAATGTATGCATCTTATCTGGTAAAGAATGCCCTCCTCTGGAAATTATTGTGATTAAATCATGTTTTATTATCCTGCAGGTACGCTTCCTGGAACAACAGAACAAAATGCTGGAGACCAAATGGAAACTTTTGCAGGAGCAAACCCCAACATGCTCCAGAATCGATGCCATGTTTGAAGCCTACATCGCCAACCTGCGCAAGCAGCTGGACAACTTGGGCCATGAAAAGGTCAAACTGGAATCTGAACTGCATCACATGTCGGGTCTGGTTGAGGACTTCAAGAGCAAGTGAGTTGATGTTGCTGTTTCATTTCGATATCTCAGAGATAGAAGAGTACTGCTTTACAgataatacagtggaacctcaattGTCAAACACACGATGCTGTTTGATTTACAAGCTGTTACTAAtataaagtaaaactactcaACATTTCACGATACATAATGGTAAggttacacagtaaattctgtagagtaaattttactctaaacagagtctatttggtcccactctaaatggaGTAAAAttgacacttggaagagagtaaaatattgagagtaaattttactcaaagtagtTTTAGTGTGTATATGAGAATTTGCCTATAtcgcatgaaaaaaatataaaagatttttcactcagaaattctaataaCATTTTGCAAGGAGTGATTtggactattttattttattttttcaagggttgaggaacaaactcacgaccttcagcttgggagactgccactctacaCCTTGAGCTACTCCTACTGTTTTCTTATATCCAAGACGAGGCCAAAATTTTGgtctcgtcttttttttttaacgctcttCCAagtttactctatttagagtgggaccaaatagactcagtttacagtaaaaatgtatttagatgTTAGCAGACCTAGTGGCATTTTATAGGTATTGATACAattcatacatgtcaaccctaatttggtcccacctgtattacaaacccataaaatccttattttcccataaaaatccttatgtcagttttatcaatactaaagctgtttcatgcaataacattaatcttaccttactttctttcttatatgaagacattgacagtatcttgttccaaatgacattttattgcacaaagaaaaaacagatttctaaatatcacagggacggttgacttttttgttgattcacatttctctcgtgcaactttgatttcaaatgttctttgacatcgtaaatgccagatgccgcaaccttaatgtcccgtgaacaaagcgaacatgatgcatagtcttctccaagttttgacggaccaattaccttaaataaatccgtccattccgaacgaaaacgtccggtgtatcttgtttttttggccggcctgtcccccattttctcaaccactgcgaacgactcgcaattttcgcgctaacacaaatttcttaactgcgcatgtcaggaaactgttagaagtctcgcgcgatagacgagattttgtgactggttgttgtttaaatcgagcttatgcacacgtgtagcacgtagccgacagtaaatactaaataaatttaaaaagggtaagcaatatatactaatattattattttcatgaaaacagttaaatccgtattcatttccaaatacgcccgtatgcttttgcaacacttaaaaatccgtaagaaatacggacaaaccttatgggttgacatgtatgacaATTAAGTAGGTCAATGTCTGTTTTGAGGCAGAAACGACGTACATCTTGGGGGTGGTGGTGCCATTTGTTCTACATGATGTCAGCATTTACTAGTAAATATTGTACTGAGCAGACAGACAATCCCCTGGGATGTCCTTACATTTTTTGACACATTACATTTCCTTTGTCATCTCTGGTACCCCATTGTGGCagcatcacacacaaaaaaaatcaaacaaaaagtgtAACAACTAATGTAATTAATCATTTTCATGCAcatagattttattttgacacagacacctttttttcttttccagaaAAGCTTGACTTTTAATGTACCATATATTGTTCTGTATGAATAGAAACTGAAAATATAAGTCACTATCTAGACTAGCAGTGTTGATACCAACAGTGGATATGACAAACAGCAGACCTTCCTTCTGTCTTAAAAAAGTTGAACAGTATTTAAAGTACAATGTTGAGCAATTTTATTTACAGGCACGGCGTGGTTCGTTCATGAATCTGGCTCACTAAATATTTACATTGTCAAGAGTCATGTAGCATTTTTTGGGCAGTAATTTAgcagtctttttatttttatttttgtattttatttttatttttattttattttttatttttttcaaacgatCTGATGTGGCCCTGGTCTATATTGATCTATTTTTAATACTATGTTTGTATATGACTCTATTTTATTAGGTACGAGGATGAGATCAACAAGCGCAATGAATGCGAGAACAACTTTGTCCTCATGAAGAAGGTGTGTTCAGATCTTCTGACCATTTTTGTAACAGTCCCagaaaattgtattatttatttgcatgtttgatgTGTGCAACaatgttttctttgtgtgtctGTTGCCACGCAGGACACAGATGCAGCGTATTTGATCAAAGCAGAGTTGGAGGCCAAACTTGATGGACTGTCTGATGAGCTTGACTTCCTGAGGCAGATCTTTGATGCTGTAATGAACTTACTTTCACCAGCACACTAATAATCTGTATATCAATTTCACGTCTGTTTATGTGTCTTTTGGTTGACCCTGTGTAGGAAATCCATGAGCTGCAGAGTCAAATCAAGGACACATCTGTTATCGTGGAGATGGACAACAGCCGTAACCTTGACATGGATGCCATTGTTGCTGAAGTGCGTGCCCAGTATGAAGACATCGCCAATCGAAGCAGAGCTGAGGCTGAATCGTGGTACCAGAACAAGGTAGTGTATTATTTTAACAGGGCAGCCTATGAAATATTTTTCCAGTCACTGATGaataattttctgccttttcagAATTATAAGCACCTGTGATAAAGTCAATTTGATGAACCCACACATGCTGTCTTTCTTTGCATCTGTCTAGTTTGCTGAAATGCAGCAATCTGCCGGTAAATGCGACGAAGACCTGAAATTAACCAAGGCAGAGATTGCTGACATGAACCGCAGAATAATGAGGCTCCAGTCTGAAATTGACATGGTCAAAGCACAGGTGATGATTGAATCAGCACCAAATGGTTCATTTTCACAGATATCACTTCATGCGTATGACTGATTGCAGCCACCAAGAACTATTCATTATTCACCGCTTTTCTCCTAATgtcagataaaaaatttggaggCTCAGATCGCTGAGGTTGAAGAG harbors:
- the LOC144056366 gene encoding keratin, type II cytoskeletal 8-like, with translation MSARAVKTTTFSTLSTSKGPSQGFSSRSFSGYGGRGVGSARQSCVVRGSYGGVGSSGAAVGAGGFKVVGGYVAGGSGHRAGGLEFGYVGFGGGMVGGMTQEVVAPITEVTVNKSLLAPLNVEIDPTIQSVRIQEKEQIKTLNNRFASFIDKVRFLEQQNKMLETKWKLLQEQTPTCSRIDAMFEAYIANLRKQLDNLGHEKVKLESELHHMSGLVEDFKSKYEDEINKRNECENNFVLMKKDTDAAYLIKAELEAKLDGLSDELDFLRQIFDAEIHELQSQIKDTSVIVEMDNSRNLDMDAIVAEVRAQYEDIANRSRAEAESWYQNKFAEMQQSAGKCDEDLKLTKAEIADMNRRIMRLQSEIDMVKAQIKNLEAQIAEVEERGELAVNDAKLRIRELEEALQRAKQDMALQVRQYQEMMNVKLALDIEIATYRKLLEGEEDRLATGIKTNVSKISSLNYNAYGLESSRSPSYVSCSFGTVKVSGDSVSGQEAAAVKSTTTATTAENVVSTSEEKKEEEPAVTETVTAQEQVEASAVTE